The following proteins come from a genomic window of Pangasianodon hypophthalmus isolate fPanHyp1 chromosome 24, fPanHyp1.pri, whole genome shotgun sequence:
- the lhfpl2b gene encoding LHFPL tetraspan subfamily member 2b — translation MCHVIVTCRSMLWTLLSIVVAFAELVAIMSADWLVGVHHPSQYNASATGPPDPNPPTLGLYSRCIRVSQQKTVQCGPYAADFTEIASGFWQASIIFLVVGIFLLSIVGFLAVFSMCFQSILGKSIFNVCGLLQGIAGLFLMLGLMLYPAGFGCDKVVNYCGSEASPYKLGQCSVGWALYTAIGGTVLTFVCAMFSAQAEIATSSDKVQDEIDEGRTLICVL, via the exons ATGTGTCATGTCATTGTAACGTGCCGCTCTATGCTTTGGACCTTGTTGAGCATTGTGGTGGCATTTGCTGAGCTGGTGGCCATCATGAGTGCTGATTGGTTAGTAGGGGTACACCACCCTTCTCAGTACAATGCCTCAGCTACTGGACCTCCAGACCCTAACCCACCTACACTTGGCCTCTACAGTCGCTGTATCCGAGTGTCTCAACAGAAGACGGTTCAGTGTGGACCATATGCTGCAGACTTTACAGAGATTGCGAGTGGATTTTGGCAGGCCTCCATTATATTCCTGGTTGTTGGAATCTTCCTGCTGTCCATAGTTGGCTTCCTCGCAGTCTTTAGCATGTGCTTTCAGAGTATCCTGGGGAAAAGCATCTTTAATGTGTGCGGCCTGCTTCAAGGCATAGCAG GTCTGTTCCTGATGCTCGGACTGATGCTCTACCCAGCAGGCTTCGGCTGTGATAAGGTGGTCAACTACTGTGGCTCTGAAGCTTCCCCGTATAAACTGGGTCAGTGTTCAGTGGGCTGGGCTCTCTACACAGCGATTGGAGGGACGGTGCTCACTTTCGTCTGCGCCATGTTCTCTGCCCAAGCCGAGATCGCCACCTCCAGCGACAAGGTGCAGGATGAGATAGACGAAGGCAGGACACTCATCTGTGTGCTGTGA